In the genome of Variovorax sp. PAMC26660, the window ACCCGTGCGCAGCCCGGAGGCGAGCACGTCCTTGACCGCCGACTCGATACGGTCGGCAGCTTCGGCTTGGTTGAGTGAAAAGCGGAGCATCATGGCAGCGGACAGGATTGTAGCCAAAGGATTGGCAACCCCTTTGCCGGCAATGTCTGGGGCGCTGCCATGGCTGGGCTCGTACAGGCCCTGGTTGCTCGAATTGAGCGACGCCGAGGGCAGCATGCCGATGGAGCCCGTGAGCATCGCGGCCTCGTCCGAGAGGATGTCGCCGAACATGTTGCCGGTGACCACCACGTCGAACTTCTTGGGCGCCTTCACGAGTTGCATGGCTGCGTTGTCGACCAGCATGTGGTCGAGTTCGACGTCCGGATATTCCTTCGCGATGTCGAGCATCACGTCTTTCCACAGCTGCGAGGTTTCCAGCACGTTGTTCTTGTCGACGCTGGTCACGCGCTTGCTGCGCTTGCGGGCGGCCTCGAAGGCCACGCGCGCGATGCGCTCGACCTCGGGGCGCGAGTAGCGCATCGTGTCGAAGGCTTCTTCGGCGCCAGGAAAGTGCCCGTCCGTCGCGATGCGGCGGCCGCGCGGCTGGCCGAAATAGATGTCGCCGGTCAGCTCGCGAATGATCAGGATGTCCAGGCCCGAGATCAGTTCGGGCTTCAGGCTCGATGCGTCCACCAGTTGCTCGTAGCAGATGGCCGGGCGGAAGTTGGCGAACAGGCCGAGGTTCTTGCGCAGCCCCAGGATCGCCTGCTCGGGCCGCAGCGGCCGGTCGAGCTTGTCGTACTTCCAGTCGCCGACCGCGCCGAACAGCACCGCGTCGGATTCCTTCGCCAGCTTGAGCGTCGATTCAGGCAGCGGATGGCCGTGGGCCTCGTAGGCCGCACCGCCGACCAGTGCCGATTCCATCTCGAACTTCAGGTCGAGCACGTTGAGCACCTTGACGGCTTCCGCCACGATTTCGGTGCCGATGCCGTCACCCGGGAGAACTGCGATTTTCATTTTTGTCGTGTATTGAAGAGAGAAATCAGAGATGCGCTCAGGCGTTGGCCAGCATCGTATGCGCGAGCCACGGCTTCTGCGCCAGTCGCTCGGTCTCGAAGGCCTTGATCTTGTCCTTGTGGCGCAGCGTCAGGCCGATGTCGTCCAGTCCGTTGATCAGGCAGTACTTGCGGAAAGCCTGCACATCGAACGCGAACTCGCCGCCATCGGGCTTGACCACCACTTGGCGCTCGAGATCGATCGTCAGCGTGTAGCCCGGAAAGGCCAGGGCCTCGTCGAACAACTGCGCCACCTGGGCTTCGGGCAGCACGATCGGCAGCAGGCCGTTCTTGAAGCTGTTGTTGAAGAAGATGTCGGCGTAGCTCGGCGCGATGATCGCGCGAAAGCCGTACTGGTCGAGCGCCCACGGCGCATGTTCGCGCGACGAGCCGCAACCGAAGTTCTTGCGCGCCAGCAGCACCGAGGCGCCCGCGTAGCGCGGCTGGTTCAGCACGAAATCGGGGTTGGGCTTGCGGCTGGCCGGGTCCTGGCCCGGAAAGCCGGCATCGAGGTAGCGCCACTCGTCGAACAGGTTCACGCCGAAGCCGGTCTTCTTGATCGACTTGAGGAACTGCTTCGGAATGATCGCGTCGGTGTCGACGTTCTCGCGGTCCATGGGGGCCACGAGGCCCTTGTGCACGGTGAATTTCTGCATGTGATGTCTCCAGGTTAGGCGAAGGTGCGCACGTCGACAAAGTGACCGTGCACGGCGGCGGCGGCGGCCATCGCGGGGCTCACGAGGTGGGTGCGGCCACCGGCGCCCTGGCGGCCTTCGAAGTTGCGATTGCTGGTCGATGCGCAGCGCTCGCCGGGTTCCAGGCGGTCGGCGTTCATGGCCAGGCACATCGAGCAGCCGGGCTCGCGCCATTCGAAGCCCGCGGCCTTGAAGATCAGGTCGAGCCCTTCGCGCTCGGCCTGCTCCTTCACCACGCCCGAGCCGGGCACGACCATCGCGAGCTTGACGTTCTTCGCGACCTTCTGGCCCAGCTTCTTCACCACGGCGGCGGCTTCGCGCATGTCCTCGATGCGGCTGTTGGTGCACGAGCCGATGAACACCTTGTCGATGAAGATGTCGTTCATCGCCTTGTTGGGCTCCAGGCCCATGTAGACCAGTGCGCGTTCGATGGCGCTGCGCTTGCTCGCGTCTTTTTCCTTGTCGGGATCGGGCACGCGGCCGTTGATGTCGACCACCATTTCGGGCGACGTGCCCCAGGTCACCTGTGGCGGGATCTGCGCGGCATCGAGTTCGACCACGGCGTCGAAGGTCGCGCCAGCGTCGGATTGCAGCGTGCGCCAGTAGGTCACGGCCTGTTCCCATTCGACGCCGGTGGGCGCGAGCGGGCGGCCCTTCACGTAGCTGATGGTCTTTTCGTCGACCGCCACCAGCCCGGCGCGCGCGCCGGCTTCAATGGCCATGTTGCAGACCGTCATGCGGCCTTCCATGCTGAGGTCGCGAATGGCCGAGCCCGCGAATTCGATCGTGTAGCCCGTGCCGCCAGCGGTGCCGATCTTGCCGATGATCGCCAGCACGATGTCCTTGGCCGTGCAGCCCAAAGGCAGCTTGCCTTCGACCTTCACAAGCATGTTCCTGGCCTTCTTGCCGAGCAGCGTCTGCGTGGCCATCACGTGCTCGACCTCGCTGGTGCCGATGCCGTGCGCGAGCGCGCCGAAGGCGCCGTGCGTGGAGGTGTGCGAGTCGCCGCACACCACGGTCATGCCCGGCAGCGTGGCGCCCGATTCAGGCCCGATCACGTGCACGATGCCCTGGCGCTTGCTCAGGAACGGGAAGAACGCGGCGGCGCCGAATTCCGCGATGTTCTTGTCCAGCGTGGTGACCTGCTCCTTGCTGGTCGGATCGGCAATGCCTGCGTAGCCGCGTTCCCAGCCGGTGGTCGGTGTGTTGTGGTCGGCCGTGGCCACGACCGAGCTGATGCGCCACAGCTTGCGGCCGGCTTCGCGCAGGCCCTCGAAGGCTTGAGGGCTGGTCACTTCGTGCACCAGGTGGCGGTCGATGTAGAGGATCGCGGTGCCGTCGTCCTCGGTGTGGACGACGTGTTCGTCCCAGATCTTGTCGTAGAGCGTGCGTGCCATGTCGGTCTCTTCTTTCGTGGGGAAATGGATTGTCTGTGGTCGATGCGGTCTAGGCCGCGAGTGGTTCTGTGGCGTCCGCCGAGTCGGCGGCGGCATGCAGGTGGTTGACCAGCGAGCGGGCCGCCACCGGCAGCGTGGAGAAGTCGCGCGCCACCAGCCGGATTTCGCGGGCCGCCCAGGCGTCGTTGAGCGCCACGCTCACGAGGCCGCGGCCGATGCCGTTCTGCATCAGCTCGAAGGCGCGGTGCGGCATCACGCCAATGCCCAGGCCGTTCTCGATCATCCGGCACATGGCATCGAGGCCCGTGACGTGGATGCGCAGCTTGATGCTGCGCCCGGCGTTCAGCGCCGCCTCGTGCATCGCGACGTAGATCGAGCTGTTGGTGTGCAGGCCGACGTGGTCGAAGTCGAGTGAATCGATGAAGTCGATGGCGCCCTGCGGTGCCAGTGCATGGCCTGTCGGAACGATCAGTGCCAGGCGATCGTGCCGGTACGACAGGCTTTGCAATTCGCTCGCGCCACCGGCCACGTGGCACACGCCAAGGTCGGCCGCGCCTTCCTGCACCGCGCGAATCACTTCGCTGCTCAGGTGCTCCTCGAGGTCGATCTTGATGGCCTCGTGGGCGCGTGTGAACACGCCGAGGTCCTCGGGCAAGAACTGAACGATGGCCGAGATGTTCGCGTGCACCCGCACGTGGCCGCGCACGCCGTCTGCGTACTCGCTCAACTCGCCCTGCATCTTCTCCAGGCTGTAGAGCACCGAGCGCGCATGGTGCAGCAGGCTTTCGCCGGCGGGCGTCAAGTCGACGCCGCGCGCATGGCGGTAGAGCAGGGTGGTGCCGAGCGTGGCTTCGAGGTCGGACAGGCGCTTGCTGATTGCCGATGCCGCGATGAATTCGCGCTCCGCCGCGCGCCCGATGCTGCCCAGTTCGCACACGGCCACGAACAACTGCAACGACGTGAGGTCGATGCGGCGGGCGAAGTTGCGTTCTGACGTGCTCATGGGGATTGGGCATCGCGTCTGGCGATGAGTTTGCCATTTTCCCCTCGTTTTAGAGGTGATGCCATCGCGATATGCGATGGCCTTGCTGCCGTCCCGCGACGAGCCGCTGTCGTCAGGTCAGTCTGCGGGAATCCCTGCGCTCCAGGCTGACCAGTTGCCGACGATCGTGTCGACCAGCGGACGGCCCGCGATCAGGAGGTTGCCGGTGGCCAGCGAAAAACCGCCCGATTCGGCTTTCAGAGAGGCGTATGCGGTCTGCCCCTTGTGGGGGCGATCGAAATTGGAGGCTGTGCGAAGGACCGCCACGCGCTGCAGGTCGAGCAGTCCGGCATCGGCTCCCCGCTTCAGTGCCTCGTAGGTGGCGTTGTCTTCCTGCTGGGTGGTGCAGTACTTGCCCTGCCCATCGGTCAGAAGCGAAACCCAGTGGGTGGCCACCTCTCCAAGGAATCTGCCGTGCCAATAGGTGTCTCCGGCCGCGGTGTCGCACTGAAGGACCGACGGACGAGCTCTGGCGGCCTGCTGCTCATACTGGGCGCGGTAGGCGCGTGCCTTGTCGTTGTCGGCCAAGGAGACTCCGGCCGACAGCTTCAGGGCTTTTTGCAGCAATCTTTCATTGAGGCGAAAAACCTCGGTTCGGTATTCGAACTTGGGTTTTGTGTCCGGGTCCTTGGCGCCGATTCCAAAATAACCCGCGCGCCAGCCCGGCGGCATTTCGCGCGCATCGATTTCGTGCGCGATGCCGTAGTCGACCAGGAATCGGGCCCAGGTGGCCGATCCGATGGTCGAGACATGGGGGTCGACGCCCGCAATGCCGGCCACCAGAAAGTAGGTTTGGGAGAGATCGAATTTCCCGCTGAATACCAACGCCGTGATCGACGCCGCCGCATTCGTGTGGCCCATGCCGGTGGTGACTTGGCACACCGAATCGGCACTGCACCGGACCAGCGGATCGTCGGCGGACAGGCCCGGAACCTTGATCTCGCGGGTCAGCTTCAGCGGCTCGATCCACACCTGGGCTTCAGGCTTGAACATGCTGATGATGAGAACTTTCACCGCAATCTGCTGCTGCGGCGGCTTCGCACCGGGTGCATCGGTGGCGCAGCCGAACAGCAGCGTCGCTGCGAAGGCAATGAATGCCGCCCTCGCGCCAAACCAGGTCACGCGTTGAAAAACTGACATTCACCTTCTCCTTTGTGGGCCTGAAGAGATCGCAATTTACAGGCCAAAAAAAGCTGCCCGAAGGCAGCTTTCTTGATCATCGAGATTCGACGGAAGCTCAGCGAGCCGTGATCGGCTTGACGTCGCGCTTGGGCGAGCCTTCGAACAACTGGCGCGGACGGCCGATCTTGTACTCGGGGTCGCCGATCATTTCGTTCAGCTGGGCGATCCAGCCGACCGTGCGGGCCAGCGCGAAGATCGCGGTGAACAGCGGCACCGGGATGCCGATGGCGCGCTGCACGATGCCCGAGTAGAAGTCGACGTTCGGGTAGAGCTTGCGCGACACGAAGTACTCGTCTTCCAGGGCGATCTTTTCCAGTTCCTTGGCCAGCTTGAACAGCGGATCGTTTTCCAGGCCCAGTTCGGTCAGCACTTCGTTGCAGGTTTCCTGCATCAGCTTGGCGCGCGGGTCGTAGTTCTTGTACACGCGGTGGCCGAAGCCCATGAGCTTGACGTTCGAGTTCTTGTCCTTGACCTTCTTGATGAACTCGCCGATCTTCTCGACGCCGCCTTCCTTCTGGATGTCGTACAGCATGTTCAGGGCTGCTTCGTTGGCGCCGCCGTGGGCAGGGCCCCAGAGGCAGGCCACGCCGGCCGCGATGGCCGCGAAGGGGTTGGTGCCCGACGAGCCGCACAGGCGCACCGTCGAGGTCGAGGCGTTCTGCTCGTGGTCTGCGTGCAGGATGAAGATGCGGTCGAGCGCGCGCTCGAGCACCGGGTTCACCTTGTACTCTTCGCATGGCGTGGCGAACATCATGTGCAGGAAGTTGCCTGCGTAGCTCAGGTCGTTCTTCGGGTACATGTACGGCTGGCCGATCGTGTACTTGTAGGCCATGGCCACGAGCGTGGGCATCTTCGCGATCAGGCGGATCGCGGCGATCTCGCGGTGCTCGGGATTGTTGATGTCCGTGCTGTCGTGATAGAAGGCCGACAGGGCGCCCACCAGGCCGGTCATGATGGCCATCGGATGCGCGTCGCGGCGGAAGCCACGCAGGAAGAACTGCATCTGCTCGTTCACCATCGTGTGGTTGGTCACGAGCTTGGTGAAGTTGGCCTTCTTGGCCGTGTCCGGCAGTTCACCGTACAGCAGCAGGTGGCAGGTTTCCATGAAGTCGCAGTTGGTCGCGAGCTGCTCGATGGGGTAGCCGCGATACAGCAGCTCGCCCTTGTCGCCATCGATGTACGTGATGGCCGACTGGCAGGCGGCGGTCGACATGAAGCCCGGGTCGTAGGTGAACATGCCGGTCTGTGCGTACAGCTTGCGGATGTCGATCACGTCGGGGCCGACGGTGCCCTTGTAGATCGGCAGTTCGACGCTGTCGCCGCCGTTGCTGAACGACAGCGTGGCCTTGGTATCGGATGCTTTCATTTCGATTTTCTTTCAGAGGAGGATTCAGGACGAAGGAGAGATTGCGGGGCGCTGGGCGCCGTCGGTGCGCATCAGCAGCAGCAATGCGACCACCTCGGCCCCGGCCCATTCGGGCTCGGGCTCCTTCCTGCGTAGCAAAAGGTCGAGGAGGTCGTTGTCCGACAGGTCCATCAGTGTCTCCATCGCTCCCGCTTGACCGACGGTCATGTGGGATTCGTGCCGCTCGAAGAAGCGGGCGATGAACAGGTCGTTCTCGAGCAGGCCGCGCCGGCAACGCCATTTCAGCTTGCTCAGCGCACGTTCGCTGAGCGGCTGCAGGAGTTCATCGGCGGTTTGCATGGTGATTTCTTGAAGAAAGGTCAGATGGCGCGACGCACCATCAGTTCCTTGATCTTGCCGATGGCCTTGGTGGGGTTCAGGTTCTTCGGGCACACGTCCACGCAGTTCATGATCGTGTGGCAACGGAACAGGCGGTACGGGTCTTCCAGGTTGTCCAGGCGCTCGGCGGTGGCTTCGTCGCGGCTGTCGGCGATGAAGCGGTAGGCCTGCAGCAGGCCGGCCGGGCCCACGAACTTGTCGGGGTTCCACCAGAAGCTCGGGCAGCTCGTGGAGCAGCTCGCGCACAGGATGCACTCGTACAGGCCGTCGAGCTCTTCGCGCTCTTCGGGCGACTGCAGGCGTTCCTTCTCGGGCGGCACGTTGTCGTTCTGCAGGTACGGCTTGATCGAGTTGTACTGCTTGAAGAACTGCGTCATGTCCACGATCAGGTCGCGAATGACCGGCAGGCCGGGCAGCGGCTTGAGCACCACGGTGCCCTTGAGCGTGTTCATGTTGGTCAGGCAGGCCAGACCGTTCTTGCCGTTGATGTTCATCGCGTCGGAACCGCAGACGCCTTCGCGGCACGAGCGGCGGAACGACAGCGTCGGGTCTTGCGCCTTGAGCTTCATCAGGGCGTCGAGCAGCATGCGTTCGTGGCCGTCGAGTTCGACCTCGATCGTCTGCATGTAAGGCTTGGCGTCCTTGTCCGGGTCGTAGCGGTAGATCTGGAATGTGCGCTTCATCGTATGTTCCTAATTTTTAGAATGTCCGGACCTTCGGGGGCACCGATGCGACCGTCAGGGGTTGCAGCTTGACCGGCTTGTACGAGAGGCGGTTGTCCTGGCTGTACCAGAGCGTGTGCTTCATCCAGTTGGCGTCGTCGCGGCCCAGCGGTGCGACCGGGTCG includes:
- the leuC gene encoding 3-isopropylmalate dehydratase large subunit, which codes for MARTLYDKIWDEHVVHTEDDGTAILYIDRHLVHEVTSPQAFEGLREAGRKLWRISSVVATADHNTPTTGWERGYAGIADPTSKEQVTTLDKNIAEFGAAAFFPFLSKRQGIVHVIGPESGATLPGMTVVCGDSHTSTHGAFGALAHGIGTSEVEHVMATQTLLGKKARNMLVKVEGKLPLGCTAKDIVLAIIGKIGTAGGTGYTIEFAGSAIRDLSMEGRMTVCNMAIEAGARAGLVAVDEKTISYVKGRPLAPTGVEWEQAVTYWRTLQSDAGATFDAVVELDAAQIPPQVTWGTSPEMVVDINGRVPDPDKEKDASKRSAIERALVYMGLEPNKAMNDIFIDKVFIGSCTNSRIEDMREAAAVVKKLGQKVAKNVKLAMVVPGSGVVKEQAEREGLDLIFKAAGFEWREPGCSMCLAMNADRLEPGERCASTSNRNFEGRQGAGGRTHLVSPAMAAAAAVHGHFVDVRTFA
- a CDS encoding succinate dehydrogenase assembly factor 2 codes for the protein MQTADELLQPLSERALSKLKWRCRRGLLENDLFIARFFERHESHMTVGQAGAMETLMDLSDNDLLDLLLRRKEPEPEWAGAEVVALLLLMRTDGAQRPAISPSS
- the leuD gene encoding 3-isopropylmalate dehydratase small subunit, which codes for MQKFTVHKGLVAPMDRENVDTDAIIPKQFLKSIKKTGFGVNLFDEWRYLDAGFPGQDPASRKPNPDFVLNQPRYAGASVLLARKNFGCGSSREHAPWALDQYGFRAIIAPSYADIFFNNSFKNGLLPIVLPEAQVAQLFDEALAFPGYTLTIDLERQVVVKPDGGEFAFDVQAFRKYCLINGLDDIGLTLRHKDKIKAFETERLAQKPWLAHTMLANA
- the leuB gene encoding 3-isopropylmalate dehydrogenase codes for the protein MKIAVLPGDGIGTEIVAEAVKVLNVLDLKFEMESALVGGAAYEAHGHPLPESTLKLAKESDAVLFGAVGDWKYDKLDRPLRPEQAILGLRKNLGLFANFRPAICYEQLVDASSLKPELISGLDILIIRELTGDIYFGQPRGRRIATDGHFPGAEEAFDTMRYSRPEVERIARVAFEAARKRSKRVTSVDKNNVLETSQLWKDVMLDIAKEYPDVELDHMLVDNAAMQLVKAPKKFDVVVTGNMFGDILSDEAAMLTGSIGMLPSASLNSSNQGLYEPSHGSAPDIAGKGVANPLATILSAAMMLRFSLNQAEAADRIESAVKDVLASGLRTGDIWSEGTKRVGTREMGDAVVAAITKKTITG
- a CDS encoding LysR substrate-binding domain-containing protein, which translates into the protein MSTSERNFARRIDLTSLQLFVAVCELGSIGRAAEREFIAASAISKRLSDLEATLGTTLLYRHARGVDLTPAGESLLHHARSVLYSLEKMQGELSEYADGVRGHVRVHANISAIVQFLPEDLGVFTRAHEAIKIDLEEHLSSEVIRAVQEGAADLGVCHVAGGASELQSLSYRHDRLALIVPTGHALAPQGAIDFIDSLDFDHVGLHTNSSIYVAMHEAALNAGRSIKLRIHVTGLDAMCRMIENGLGIGVMPHRAFELMQNGIGRGLVSVALNDAWAAREIRLVARDFSTLPVAARSLVNHLHAAADSADATEPLAA
- a CDS encoding succinate dehydrogenase iron-sulfur subunit translates to MKRTFQIYRYDPDKDAKPYMQTIEVELDGHERMLLDALMKLKAQDPTLSFRRSCREGVCGSDAMNINGKNGLACLTNMNTLKGTVVLKPLPGLPVIRDLIVDMTQFFKQYNSIKPYLQNDNVPPEKERLQSPEEREELDGLYECILCASCSTSCPSFWWNPDKFVGPAGLLQAYRFIADSRDEATAERLDNLEDPYRLFRCHTIMNCVDVCPKNLNPTKAIGKIKELMVRRAI
- a CDS encoding purine-nucleoside phosphorylase, which encodes MSVFQRVTWFGARAAFIAFAATLLFGCATDAPGAKPPQQQIAVKVLIISMFKPEAQVWIEPLKLTREIKVPGLSADDPLVRCSADSVCQVTTGMGHTNAAASITALVFSGKFDLSQTYFLVAGIAGVDPHVSTIGSATWARFLVDYGIAHEIDAREMPPGWRAGYFGIGAKDPDTKPKFEYRTEVFRLNERLLQKALKLSAGVSLADNDKARAYRAQYEQQAARARPSVLQCDTAAGDTYWHGRFLGEVATHWVSLLTDGQGKYCTTQQEDNATYEALKRGADAGLLDLQRVAVLRTASNFDRPHKGQTAYASLKAESGGFSLATGNLLIAGRPLVDTIVGNWSAWSAGIPAD
- the gltA gene encoding citrate synthase, coding for MKASDTKATLSFSNGGDSVELPIYKGTVGPDVIDIRKLYAQTGMFTYDPGFMSTAACQSAITYIDGDKGELLYRGYPIEQLATNCDFMETCHLLLYGELPDTAKKANFTKLVTNHTMVNEQMQFFLRGFRRDAHPMAIMTGLVGALSAFYHDSTDINNPEHREIAAIRLIAKMPTLVAMAYKYTIGQPYMYPKNDLSYAGNFLHMMFATPCEEYKVNPVLERALDRIFILHADHEQNASTSTVRLCGSSGTNPFAAIAAGVACLWGPAHGGANEAALNMLYDIQKEGGVEKIGEFIKKVKDKNSNVKLMGFGHRVYKNYDPRAKLMQETCNEVLTELGLENDPLFKLAKELEKIALEDEYFVSRKLYPNVDFYSGIVQRAIGIPVPLFTAIFALARTVGWIAQLNEMIGDPEYKIGRPRQLFEGSPKRDVKPITAR